One genomic segment of Jaculus jaculus isolate mJacJac1 chromosome 2, mJacJac1.mat.Y.cur, whole genome shotgun sequence includes these proteins:
- the LOC101601450 gene encoding dendritic cell-specific transmembrane protein, whose translation MGIWTSGTGIFLMLCETYVCPRSPGWRDFIQHVGVCCLAAILSVSLLSVAFPWAFSSTVALIATWVTTCFLLCCSKHARCFILLAFLSCGLREGRNALLAAGSGLVIFGHVGNIFHNLKGLLDSMTCNLRAKSLSIHLPLLKQYIDAVQWIYGLVSPLNLLDGLVSWNQTLVVSLFSPSHAVEAQLNDTKGEVLNVLYHMVTITDALSSLGQKLVTLTGLLLILLGTGLFMKRFLGPCGCKYENIYITRQFIQFDEKERHQQRPCVLPLNEKEKRKYVFIPSLQLTSKERRNLGLFFLPILTHVYIWVLFAAVDYLLYHLVLSVSKQFQSLPGLEVHLKLHGEKQGAQGVNHESSFNISVFEPSCIPKASLLVSKTWVSLGIILMILVILGLLSSILMQLKILVSASFYPSMERQRIQYLHAKLLKKRSKQPLGNIQRKMSPYFKKVHFWLPLLKAIRKKHMNIATKDGP comes from the exons ATGGGCATCTGGACCTCAGGCACTGGTATTTTCCTAATGCTTTGTGAGACTTATGTGTGTCCAAGAAGCCCTGGATGGAGGGACTTCATACAGCATGTGGGAGTTTGCTGTTTGGCTGCTATCCTTTCAGTGAGCCTCCTCTCCGTGGCCTTCCCGTGGGCCTTTTCATCAACTGTGGCACTTATTGCCACTTGGGTGACCACCTGTTTCCTGCTGTGCTGTTCCAAGCACGCTCGATGCTTCATTCTCCTTGCCTTCCTCTCTTGCGGCCTCCGTGAGGGCCGCAACGCTTTACTGGCAGCTGGCTCAGGCCTAGTCATCTTTGGACATGTGGGAAATATCTTTCACAACCTCAAAGGTCTCCTGGACAGCAtgacctgtaatctcagggcaAAAAGTCTTTCCATACATTTGCCACTTCTAAAGCAATACATTGATGCTGTTCAGTGGATTTACGGCCTCGTCTCTCCACTGAATCTATTGGATGGCCTTGTTTCTTGGAACCAGACCCTAGTGGTCTCTCTCTTCAGTCCCAGCCACGCTGTCGAGGCCCAGCTGAATGATACAAAAGGAGAAGTCCTGAATGTCCTATACCATATGGTGACCATAACTGATGCCTTGTCTTCCCTGGGCCAGAAGCTGGTCACTCTAACGGGGCTTCTGCTCATCCTGCTTGGCACTGGACTCTTTATGAAGCGATTTTTGGGCCCCTGTGGCTGCAAGTATGAAAATATCTACATCACCAGACAATTCATTCAGTTTGACGAAAAGGAAAGGCACCAGCAGAGGCCCTGTGTCCTCCCtctgaatgagaaagaaaagaggaagtacGTGTTCATCCCATCATTGCAGCTGACATCTAAGGAAAGGAGAAACCTGGGACTATTTTTCCTCCCCATCCTGACCCACGTCTACATCTGGGTGCTGTTTGCAGCTGTGGATTATCTGCTCTATCATCTGGTCTTGTCAGTAAGCAAACAGTTTCAAAGCTTGCCAGGGCTAGAGGTTCATTTGAAACTGCATGGAGAG AAGCAAGGAGCTCAAGGAGTCAATCACGAGTCTTCCTTTAATATATCAGTGTTTGAACCCAGCTGCATTCCTAAAGCAAGTCTCCTCGTATCTAAGACTTGGGTTTCTCTTGGTATTATTCTTATGATACTAGTCATACTGGGGCTGCTGTCCTCCATCCTGATGCAACTTAAAATCCTGGTGTCCGCATCCTTCTATCCCAGCATGGAGAGGCAGCGCATCCAATACCTCCACGCAAAGCTACTTAAGAAAAGATCAAAGCAGCCACTGGGAAATATCCAAAGGAAAATGAGTCCATACTTTAAGAAG GTTCATTTCTGGCTTCCACTTCTGAAAGCGATTAGGAAGAAACACATGAACATTGCAACTAAAGATGGCCCATGA